The following are encoded in a window of Fusarium verticillioides 7600 chromosome 6, whole genome shotgun sequence genomic DNA:
- a CDS encoding OPT family small oligopeptide transporter, producing MAPSLFRKRHEAEDIIPIPGPLETVSASGRDYLENLQQFEKSHKFDPNLPIDDLTDVDAAIATGNAEKGIEIEHALMEDNSPYPEVRSVVRNYDVDVPANTIRAWTIGLILCTIGSGVNMLFSLRNPSVTVTTYVVQLVAYPFGLGWDLIMPDREWTLFGLKFNLKPGEFNYKEHVVIVAMSNAAYGGGVLYATDVLLAQQIFYGQKFGWAFQILFGITTLCTGYGLAGLARRFLVWPAAMIWPTDLVNCALFYTLHDHSGSDPTKTNGWKMGRYRWFLIVGAGGFVWYWFPGWIFKGLSYFTWVCWLAPHNVKVNKIFGGMTGYGLMPTSFDWTVYSGYLQSPLIPPFHAIANVLLGIIVFFICISMGIHFTGTWYADYFPVQSSESYDNTGAIYNVTRILDSNFQFNETAYKEYSPLFLPTQFALSYGLSFAAVTAVVVHVVLYHGHEIWRQFKLARNQEDDVHMRLMKKYRDAEDWWYATLFIVMVAISIGVIAGWPTGFPVWAYFICLLIPVLWLIPIGVVQAITNIQLGLNVLTEFIIGYMVPGRPMAMMMFKNYGYICMGQALYFAQDLKLGHYMKVPPRVMFSSQLVASIWSAIVQICVMNWALGHIPDVCAVDQPNNYTCPGGRVFYTASVIWGAIGPARIFSHGSIYSSLQWFWLVGAVTPIITWLLARKWPRSIWRYVSTPLIYGGAGMLPPASVYIYLCWGMVGAFFNRFVKRRYTGWWLQYNYVTSAALDCGLIMSTMVIFFTLYLTSASPPNWWGNYGALETMDWKTTAVSKTVPKGSFIGPSTWN from the exons ATGGCGCCGTCTCTCTTTCGCAAACGCCACGAGGCCGAGGATATTATTCCAATCCCCGGCCCTCTCGAGACCGTCTCCGCTTCCGGTCGTGATTACCTCGAGAATCTACAGCAGTTCGAGAAATCTCACAAGTTCGATCCCAATCTGCCCATCGACGACCTCACAGATGTCGACGCCGCCATAGCGACTGGAAATGCCGAGAAGGGGATTGAGATTGAGCACGCGCTCATGGAGGACAACAGTCCCTATCCCGAAGTTAGATCTGTTGTCCGAAACTACGATGTTGATGTCCctgccaacaccatccgTGCCTGGACTATCGGGTTGATTCTTTGCACCATCGGTTCTGGTGTGAATATGCTCTTCTCGTTGCGAAACCCCAGTGTCACAGTCACTACCTACGTAGTCCAGCTTGTCGCCTATCCGTTTGGTCTTGGCTGGGACTTGATCATGCCTGACCGAGAATGGACCTTGTTCGGTCTCAAATTCAACCTCAAGCCCGGTGAATTTAACTACAAGGAGCATGTGGTAATTGTCGCCATGTCCAAT GCGGCCTACGGTGGCGGTGTTCTCTACGCAACTGATGTACTCCTCGCGCAGCAAATCTTTTACGGCCAAAAGTTTGGCTGGGCTTTCCAGATCCTATTTGGCATTACGACTCTTTGCACTGGATATGGGCTGGCTGGACTTGCCCGTCGCTTTCTGGTGTGGCCGGCTGCTATGATCTGGCCCACTGACTTGGTCAATTGTGCCTTGTTCTATACGCTTCACGATCACTCCGGCTCGGACCCTACTAAGACCAATGGCTGGAAGATGGGACGGTATAGATGGTTCTTGATcgttggagctggaggttttGTTTGGTACTGGTTCCCAGGTTGGATCTTCAAAGGTCTTTCTTACTTCACCTGGGTTTGCTGGCTTGCACCTCACAACGTTAAAGtcaacaagatctttggTGGCATGACCGGCTATGGCTTGATGCCTACATCCTTCGATTGGACCGTGTACAGCGGTTACCTACAGTCACCTCTTATCCCTCCCTTCCACGCCATCGCGAATGTTCTCCTGGGCATcattgttttcttcatctgcatATCAATGGGCATCCACTTTACAGGTACCTGGTATGCGGATTACTTCCCAGTCCAGTCATCCGAGTCCTACGACAACACGGGCGCCATCTACAATGTTACGAGAATCCTCGACAGTAACTTCCAGTTCAATGAAACTGCCTACAAGGAATACTCGCCACTCTTTCTACCGACGCAGTTTGCTCTTTCTTATGGTCTGTCCTTCGCAGCTGTTACAGCAGTTGTTGTTCACGTTGTGCTCTACCATGGGCATGAGATCTGGAGACAATTCAAGCTGGCCCGCAATCAGGAGGATGACGTGCACATGCgactgatgaagaagtacCGAGATGCGGAGGATTGGTGGTATGCGA CTCTTTTCATTGTCATGGTTGCTATTTCCATTGGCGTGATTGCTGGTTGGCCAACTGGCTTCCCCGTCTGGGCGTACTTCATTTGCCTCCTTATTCCCGTGCTGTGGTTGATCCCTATCGGTGTTGTTCAGGctatcaccaacatccagcTTGGTCTTAATGTCCTGACTGAGTTCATCATTGGCTACATGGTTCCTGGTCGCCCtatggccatgatgatgttcaAGAATTACGGCTACATCTGCATGGGCCAGGCACTTTACTTTGCGcaggatctcaagcttggccacTACATGAAGGTCCCTCCCAGAGTCATGTTTTCATCACAGCTAGTTGCCTCAATCTGGTCGGCTATTGTACAGATTTGCGTGATGAACTGGGCACTGGGACACATTCCTGACGTTTGTGCGGTCGATCAGCCCAACAACTATACCTGCCCAGGTGGCCGCGTCTTCTACACGGCCTCTGTGATCTGGGGAGCCATTGGACCCGCTCGTATCTTCAGTCACGGCTCAATCTACTCGTCGCTCCAGTGGTTTTGGCTGGTTGGTGCTGTCACACCAATCATCACGTGGCTGCTGGCCCGCAAGTGGCCTCGTTCGATCTGGCGATATGTCAGCACACCTCTTATCTACGGTGGTGCTGGTATGTTGCCCCCAGCCTCTGTGTATATCTACCTATGCTGGGGCATGGTCGGTGCTTTCTTCAACCGCTTCGTCAAGAGACGATATACGGGCTGGTGGCTCCAGTACAACTACGTCACTTCAGCGGCCTTGGATTGTGGCCTCATCATGTCAACAATGGTGATTTTCTTCACCTTGTACCTGAC